A region of [Bacteroides] pectinophilus DNA encodes the following proteins:
- a CDS encoding DMT family transporter: protein MKNTTNAVNKTQILQKTWVVCALALVCTFLWGSASPCIKLGYALFNIPSGETWTQILFAGTRFVLAGILTIIIGSILNRGALLPTKSSLPSIVKLSIFQTILQYIFFYIGLAHNSGVKASIINGSNTFFVILVAALIFRQEKLNLKKVAGCVIGFAGVIIVSMNGQKIDMDLSLMGDGSLFLCALSYAFSSCLMKNYSKKDNPVMLSGYQFIFGGIVMVILGLVMGGRITQVSVSAILMLLYLACISAVAYALWGILLKYNPVSKVAIFGFTNPVFGVILSAWWLGEGGAELGWNALVALILVCIGICIVNVKTEKDN from the coding sequence CTTGTGTGTACATTCCTGTGGGGAAGCGCGTCACCGTGCATAAAGCTTGGATATGCGCTTTTTAACATACCGTCAGGTGAGACATGGACACAGATTTTATTTGCGGGAACAAGATTCGTTCTTGCCGGAATACTTACAATAATTATCGGAAGCATTCTTAACCGCGGTGCATTGCTGCCTACTAAAAGCTCGCTTCCAAGCATCGTTAAGCTTTCGATATTTCAGACGATACTTCAGTACATATTCTTCTATATAGGACTTGCTCACAACAGTGGTGTTAAGGCATCGATAATAAACGGTTCCAATACATTTTTTGTAATCCTTGTAGCAGCGCTGATATTCAGACAGGAAAAGCTTAATCTTAAAAAGGTGGCAGGCTGCGTAATCGGATTCGCAGGCGTTATCATTGTCAGCATGAATGGACAGAAGATAGACATGGACTTAAGTCTTATGGGTGACGGAAGCCTGTTCTTATGTGCTCTTTCATATGCATTTTCATCATGTCTCATGAAGAACTATTCTAAGAAGGACAACCCGGTAATGCTCAGCGGTTACCAGTTCATATTCGGTGGAATAGTGATGGTTATTCTCGGACTTGTAATGGGCGGAAGAATTACACAGGTTTCGGTTAGCGCCATCCTTATGCTTTTGTATCTGGCGTGCATATCGGCAGTCGCATACGCACTCTGGGGAATACTTCTTAAGTACAACCCGGTTTCAAAGGTTGCGATATTTGGCTTTACCAATCCGGTATTCGGAGTTATCCTCTCAGCATGGTGGCTTGGCGAGGGCGGAGCAGAGCTTGGCTGGAACGCGCTTGTTGCACTCATACTTGTGTGCATAGGTATATGCATTGTAAATGTAAAGACGGAGAAAGACAATTAG